CAGAGGTAAATTACAATTAAAAATATCGCTATATTGTACAAAAACCTCAGGCGATGATCTCAGCAATACTTCTGGCGGCAGGAGCATCCCGTCGTATGGGAAAAGAAAATAAACTCCTTCTTCCCTTCAGGGACAAACCCCTTGTCGCACATATTGCCGATGAAATTATTGCATCACAACCGGGAGAGGTGGTGGTAGTTACAGGGCATGAATCTCTGAAAATATCAGATGTACTGTCAGGCAAACCCGTAAAAATTGTATTTAACCCCAACTACCTAAAGGGAATGACTACCTCTATCCAGGCAGGGGTCGCGGCTGCAAATGAACATTCGTCAGGCTATATGATCTGTCTTAGCGATCAGCCGCTGATATATGATACGGAGTACAAGATGATGACGGCCAATTTTTTAAAAGAGAAAATCAACGATATCGGGATCATTCAGGTGCCGGTTTTTGAAGAAAAAAGAGGAAATCCTGTAATTTTTTCGTCCATTTACCGGGAAGCAATTTTACAGCATCAGCACATGGAAGGTTGCAGGGAAATTATTCTCCAAAACCAGATCCATGTTCGCCAGTTTGCTGTTGGAAAGCCTCATATACTTAAAGATATTGACACTCCCGAAGATTATGAGCGGCTATGATTGATATATTTTCAGACATTCATCACTGGGTAAAACAAAACAAACCCTTTGCACTGGCGACAGTCATTCACACCTGGGGTTCAGCGCCAAGAATGCGCGGTTCGGCCCTGGCCATTTCCCAAAAACAAGAAATGACCGGCTCTATCTCCGGAGGTTGTGTCGAAAGCACTGTGGCACAAAAAGCCCTGGAGGTACTGGCAACCGGCATCCCGCAAAAACTCGAATTTGGCATTACCAATGAAAGTGCCTGGGCGGTAGGGCTTACCTGTGGCGGAGAACTTACCGTATTCGTCGAACCATTTCCCGCATTTTCCGGGGATAAATCAGAAGTTTCTGCCTGGAGCGCATTAAAGGAAGCTGTCGAAAATAATCTTGGCGGCACCCTGCTTACCTGTATTAGCGGTGAAGCCACTTCCCATACATTTGTTCATCCAGACGGACAGATTAGTGGAAAACCCATAACCGGCAATTTATCGCTAAAAGCCCTCGAGGCGTGGAAAAACCGGGAAAATCAGATACTAAATGAAGGGGCAACTGAATATTTTGCCCTGACCATTCCCCGCAAAAGCCAGTTGATCATCATCGGTGCTGCCCACATCACGGCAGACCTGGTACACCTTGCCAGCCAGTTTGGATTTGAGACAACGGTGATTGATCCCAGAGGTTTTTTTGCCGGCAATACACAGTTTGCCACACCGCCAGACCAGATGCTTACCC
The Bacteroidia bacterium DNA segment above includes these coding regions:
- a CDS encoding XdhC family protein, which gives rise to MIDIFSDIHHWVKQNKPFALATVIHTWGSAPRMRGSALAISQKQEMTGSISGGCVESTVAQKALEVLATGIPQKLEFGITNESAWAVGLTCGGELTVFVEPFPAFSGDKSEVSAWSALKEAVENNLGGTLLTCISGEATSHTFVHPDGQISGKPITGNLSLKALEAWKNRENQILNEGATEYFALTIPRKSQLIIIGAAHITADLVHLASQFGFETTVIDPRGFFAGNTQFATPPDQMLTQWPAEALQDFSLDAYTFAVILSHDPKIDDQALELLLRSEVAYIGALGSKRNHEKRKSRLLAAGFTEEQVNRVHGPVGLDIGAKLPKEIALSILAEIIAVKNGK
- a CDS encoding nucleotidyltransferase family protein, encoding MISAILLAAGASRRMGKENKLLLPFRDKPLVAHIADEIIASQPGEVVVVTGHESLKISDVLSGKPVKIVFNPNYLKGMTTSIQAGVAAANEHSSGYMICLSDQPLIYDTEYKMMTANFLKEKINDIGIIQVPVFEEKRGNPVIFSSIYREAILQHQHMEGCREIILQNQIHVRQFAVGKPHILKDIDTPEDYERL